In Actinomycetes bacterium, the following are encoded in one genomic region:
- a CDS encoding peptide chain release factor-like protein has product MREFTHALEIRPGEGGEDAAAFAAQFTRALTARIARSGLPTRIVTTDGRTHQVLLDDRGANALRHFAGTHRVQRILTSDRHGRRHTSTATVAIVDTTTAPVELDDDDLEVQFTRGTGPGGQHRNKVATAARLRHRPTGIVVTRTSGRSQSANLPEARADLQARLVARASGSAARCRNAARRAQVAGGDRPAKTFTAFGPHLAALPPCGECGDLTTGCLGGGACSRADLASRAAWAPFHVDLDADEDEEPEVVERRARRHATSSMGSCRMSCGCWFQGVVEGL; this is encoded by the coding sequence ATGCGCGAATTCACCCATGCCCTCGAGATCCGACCCGGCGAGGGCGGCGAGGACGCCGCGGCGTTCGCCGCCCAGTTCACCCGCGCCCTGACCGCCCGGATTGCCCGCAGCGGCCTGCCCACACGGATCGTCACCACCGACGGCCGCACCCACCAGGTGCTGCTCGACGACCGCGGCGCGAACGCGCTCAGGCACTTCGCCGGCACCCACCGGGTGCAGCGCATCCTCACCTCTGACCGGCACGGACGCAGGCACACCTCCACCGCCACCGTCGCGATCGTCGACACCACCACCGCGCCGGTCGAGCTCGACGACGACGACCTGGAGGTCCAGTTCACCCGAGGGACCGGGCCGGGCGGCCAGCACCGCAACAAGGTGGCCACCGCGGCGCGGCTGCGGCACCGCCCCACCGGGATCGTCGTCACCCGCACCAGTGGCCGCTCCCAGTCGGCCAACCTCCCTGAAGCGCGCGCCGACCTGCAGGCTCGGCTCGTCGCCCGCGCCAGCGGCAGCGCCGCGCGGTGCCGCAACGCTGCTCGCCGCGCTCAGGTCGCGGGTGGAGACCGGCCGGCCAAGACGTTCACCGCGTTCGGGCCGCACCTGGCCGCCCTGCCACCCTGCGGCGAATGCGGCGACCTCACGACCGGTTGCCTCGGCGGAGGCGCCTGCTCAAGAGCGGATCTGGCCTCGAGAGCCGCGTGGGCGCCATTCCACGTCGACTTAGACGCCGACGAAGACGAGGAACCAGAGGTGGTCGAGCGTCGGGCCCGGCGCCATGCGACCTCATCCATGGGCTCGTGCCGGATGAGCTGTGGATGCTGGTTCCAAGGGGTGGTAGAAGGGTTGTAG